A single window of Providencia alcalifaciens DNA harbors:
- a CDS encoding oxidoreductase, with amino-acid sequence MSKPIKVGIVGYGYASKTFHAPFLAMLEEFELTTISSSDASKVHADHPNVKVVGTPEELFADAEIELVVIPTPNDTHYPLACKALAAGKHVVVDKPFTLDVKEAEDLQHRAENAGKLLSVYHNRRWDSGYRTVKKILQDGCLGEIKYYESHFDRFRPVVRQRWREANIPGAGIWYDLGPHVIDQVLQYFGKPKAITVDLGIIRPGAEAVDYFHAMLDYADKKVVLHSTTLAAAPMPIYTIHGMKGSYVKYGLDTQEDALKSGAIPQGEHWGEDPNHGVVTLSQGDEMVTKPWNNEKGNYGGYYEAIYGAIRLGKPNPVTPSEAIDIMKLIEAGIESAKEKRTIENIF; translated from the coding sequence ATGTCCAAGCCAATTAAAGTTGGGATTGTCGGGTACGGTTATGCCAGCAAAACTTTCCATGCCCCATTTTTAGCCATGTTAGAGGAGTTTGAACTAACCACAATCTCCAGTAGCGATGCGAGCAAAGTCCATGCCGACCATCCTAATGTTAAGGTGGTGGGGACACCTGAAGAGCTTTTCGCGGATGCTGAAATTGAACTGGTGGTGATCCCAACCCCGAATGACACTCACTACCCATTAGCCTGTAAAGCGCTAGCAGCAGGTAAGCATGTGGTGGTCGATAAACCTTTTACGCTCGATGTTAAAGAAGCCGAAGATTTGCAACACCGCGCTGAAAATGCAGGTAAATTGCTATCGGTTTATCATAATCGCCGCTGGGATTCTGGCTATCGTACCGTAAAAAAAATCCTGCAAGATGGCTGTTTAGGTGAGATTAAATATTATGAGTCTCATTTTGACCGTTTTCGTCCCGTGGTTAGACAACGCTGGCGTGAAGCCAATATTCCAGGAGCAGGGATTTGGTACGATTTAGGCCCGCATGTTATTGACCAAGTCCTGCAATATTTTGGCAAGCCAAAAGCGATTACGGTGGATCTTGGTATTATTCGTCCGGGTGCGGAAGCGGTGGATTATTTCCATGCAATGCTGGATTACGCAGATAAAAAAGTGGTTCTACACTCAACGACGCTTGCCGCTGCGCCAATGCCAATCTATACCATTCATGGAATGAAAGGCAGTTACGTGAAATATGGTTTGGATACTCAAGAAGATGCGTTAAAAAGTGGCGCGATTCCGCAAGGAGAGCATTGGGGGGAAGATCCTAATCATGGTGTTGTGACCCTGTCACAAGGTGATGAAATGGTGACGAAGCCGTGGAACAATGAAAAAGGCAACTATGGTGGCTACTATGAAGCCATTTATGGCGCTATCCGCCTCGGTAAGCCAAATCCAGTGACGCCAAGTGAAGCCATCGATATTATGAAACTGATTGAAGCCGGTATCGAATCAGCGAAAGAAAAACGTACCATCGAAAATATTTTCTAA
- a CDS encoding YdgA family protein: MKKSLVAVGVIVALGAVWTGASWYTGSKVEAELNKVITNSNAFVTANNPSADVVFKLENYKRGVFSSQADIVITSTTSADENIVFKADISHGPLPLSQVAKFNLMPKLGAVNVELANTKVTKELFEATKGKPFMHGSAVIGYSKNVDSSIELIPLEYTKDDGKFSFSGAKFDIATGSDLSTVDATLVTDSLVISSTKEEGSITMKGLKLVSNVTKSQHGFYTGTQSFVIADTDVSIPETKFSFKNLDVSSDTSINGDDVKGNISYKINDVKALEQNLGSGELTVAIEKLDAKALGKFVEQYNQALADGLATGNPGEVSEKIAMQMMTTTLPELMKSKPVFTMSPFYWKNDAGQSSIDLSITFNKWNQDEITALAMQNKVDEAFKQLITSFDFSMKLNKPMIIESMTQAMILDGGVAVSAEDKKAVQEQVSEEFAGVQQMLTADMFSNPFEEMFMTDEQRAEKAKEKKHPWMIDSENDLTMTVKFSGNDLTFNDDKYTLAEFLTKMKMMPGAEDEMGYEEEAQPADGAEVAEPAIEAEQPAEAPAAQ; this comes from the coding sequence ATGAAAAAGTCATTAGTTGCGGTAGGTGTTATCGTTGCTCTGGGCGCAGTATGGACTGGCGCATCATGGTACACAGGTTCAAAAGTTGAAGCTGAACTGAATAAAGTGATTACGAATTCCAATGCGTTTGTCACCGCTAACAATCCAAGTGCTGATGTTGTCTTTAAATTAGAGAACTACAAACGTGGCGTTTTCTCTTCTCAAGCTGACATTGTCATTACTTCAACCACTTCTGCTGACGAAAACATCGTCTTTAAAGCGGATATCTCACACGGTCCACTGCCATTATCTCAAGTGGCTAAATTCAACCTGATGCCAAAATTGGGCGCAGTGAATGTTGAATTAGCGAATACTAAAGTGACTAAAGAGCTGTTTGAAGCAACTAAAGGCAAGCCATTCATGCATGGTTCTGCGGTTATCGGCTACAGCAAAAACGTGGATTCTAGCATTGAGCTGATCCCACTTGAGTACACAAAAGATGACGGTAAGTTCTCTTTCAGTGGCGCTAAATTTGATATCGCAACAGGTTCTGATTTAAGCACTGTTGATGCAACTTTAGTGACTGATAGCTTAGTCATTAGCAGCACCAAGGAAGAAGGCTCTATCACCATGAAAGGCCTGAAGCTGGTTTCTAATGTAACGAAATCTCAGCACGGCTTCTATACTGGTACTCAATCTTTCGTGATCGCAGATACCGATGTTAGCATCCCTGAAACTAAGTTCTCGTTCAAAAACCTAGACGTATCAAGTGATACTTCTATCAACGGTGATGATGTTAAAGGTAACATTTCTTACAAAATCAACGATGTAAAAGCGTTAGAGCAAAACTTAGGTTCTGGTGAACTGACTGTTGCTATCGAAAAATTAGATGCAAAAGCATTAGGCAAGTTTGTTGAGCAATACAACCAAGCACTGGCTGATGGCTTAGCAACAGGCAACCCAGGTGAAGTTAGCGAAAAAATCGCAATGCAGATGATGACCACCACTCTGCCTGAGCTGATGAAAAGCAAACCTGTATTCACTATGAGTCCGTTCTACTGGAAAAACGATGCGGGTCAAAGTTCTATCGACCTGAGCATCACATTCAACAAGTGGAATCAAGACGAAATCACTGCGTTAGCAATGCAAAACAAAGTGGATGAAGCGTTCAAACAACTGATCACTTCTTTTGACTTCAGCATGAAACTGAACAAGCCAATGATCATTGAGTCAATGACTCAAGCGATGATCTTAGATGGCGGCGTAGCAGTATCAGCAGAAGACAAGAAAGCGGTTCAAGAACAAGTATCTGAAGAGTTCGCAGGCGTTCAACAAATGCTGACTGCAGATATGTTCTCTAACCCGTTCGAAGAAATGTTCATGACTGATGAACAACGTGCAGAAAAAGCGAAAGAGAAAAAACATCCTTGGATGATCGACAGCGAAAACGATTTAACCATGACTGTTAAATTCTCTGGTAACGACCTGACCTTTAACGACGACAAATATACCTTAGCTGAATTCTTAACTAAGATGAAAATGATGCCGGGCGCAGAAGATGAGATGGGTTACGAAGAAGAAGCTCAACCTGCTGATGGTGCAGAAGTTGCAGAACCTGCAATTGAAGCAGAACAACCAGCAGAAGCGCCAGCTGCACAGTAA
- the add gene encoding adenosine deaminase, producing MINKQLPLTDLHRHLDGNIRPETILSLAQQHHIQLPANEIEALRPHVQIMGQEADLVGFLTKLDWGVAVLADLDACKRVAFENVEDAFNAGIDYAELRFSPYYMAMKHQLPVEGVVGAVIDGIAAGCRQYDIQVNLIGILSRTFGQQACAIELNGLLAHRDKLCALDLAGDELGFPGALFEEHFTKARNAGLNITVHAGEAAGAASIWHAIKHLGAQRIGHGVKAIEDPELIEFLAKNNIGIESCLTSNIQTSTVPSLAHHPLKTFLSHGVLASINTDDPAVQGIELPYEYNVAAPQAGLTPAEIEQAQRNGLTMAFLSESEKAALTRKAVNR from the coding sequence GTGATAAACAAACAACTCCCACTCACGGATTTACATCGCCACCTTGATGGTAATATTCGCCCTGAAACCATCCTTTCCCTTGCACAACAACATCATATTCAGCTCCCCGCAAATGAAATTGAAGCATTACGCCCCCACGTTCAAATTATGGGACAAGAAGCCGATTTAGTGGGCTTTCTGACTAAACTGGATTGGGGTGTTGCTGTCCTTGCGGATTTAGATGCTTGTAAGCGCGTCGCATTTGAAAACGTGGAAGATGCGTTCAACGCAGGCATCGATTATGCAGAGTTGCGTTTCTCCCCCTACTATATGGCCATGAAGCACCAGCTTCCTGTTGAAGGTGTTGTTGGTGCAGTTATTGATGGTATTGCCGCTGGCTGCCGTCAATATGATATCCAAGTCAATTTGATTGGTATTTTAAGCCGTACATTTGGACAGCAAGCTTGCGCCATAGAATTAAACGGTCTTCTCGCTCATCGAGATAAACTATGCGCCCTTGATTTAGCGGGTGATGAGTTAGGATTCCCTGGCGCTCTATTTGAAGAACATTTTACCAAAGCTCGTAATGCTGGGCTCAATATCACTGTTCATGCTGGTGAAGCCGCTGGCGCAGCCAGTATTTGGCATGCGATCAAGCATTTAGGCGCTCAGCGTATTGGTCATGGTGTAAAAGCCATTGAGGATCCTGAACTGATTGAGTTTTTAGCAAAGAATAATATTGGTATTGAAAGCTGTTTAACTTCAAACATTCAAACCAGCACGGTCCCTTCACTGGCTCATCATCCATTGAAAACGTTTTTATCACACGGTGTATTAGCATCGATTAATACCGATGACCCTGCTGTTCAAGGTATCGAGCTACCCTACGAATATAATGTTGCTGCACCGCAAGCTGGCCTAACACCGGCTGAAATTGAGCAAGCCCAACGTAATGGTTTAACCATGGCATTCCTCTCAGAGAGCGAAAAAGCCGCATTAACACGTAAAGCGGTTAATCGATAA
- a CDS encoding bile acid:sodium symporter family protein, translating to MNLLAKLKIDSFLLIMIGVVVIASIFPCEGEVKTVFQHLTTAAIALLFFMHGAKLSRESIVAGMGHWRLHLLVFASTFILFPIIGIALRFMVPHWMSPTVYMGFLYLCALPATVQSAIAFTSVAGGNVAAAICSASASSILGVFLSPVLVGVLMDTDGSQAMDTLNAIGSIMLQLMVPFIVGHLCRPLIANWINRHKRLVNTTDRSSILLVVYVAFSEAVVEGIWQTIDAYSLFIITLVSCVVLVVVMVINVMSARLLGFSKEDEITILFCGSKKSLANGVPMANVLFPAATVGIILLPLMIFHQIQLMVCAVIAQKYAKRLEKH from the coding sequence ATGAATTTATTAGCAAAACTTAAAATAGACTCTTTTTTGTTGATCATGATTGGCGTGGTTGTCATCGCCAGTATTTTTCCGTGTGAAGGGGAAGTCAAAACCGTTTTTCAGCACCTAACTACAGCGGCAATCGCGCTACTGTTTTTTATGCATGGCGCTAAGTTATCCAGAGAATCTATTGTCGCAGGGATGGGGCACTGGCGGCTTCATTTACTGGTATTTGCCAGTACGTTTATTCTCTTTCCCATTATTGGTATTGCGTTACGTTTCATGGTGCCTCATTGGATGTCACCGACGGTGTATATGGGTTTTCTCTATTTATGTGCATTGCCGGCAACCGTGCAGTCAGCGATTGCATTTACCTCGGTTGCAGGAGGCAACGTTGCCGCTGCGATTTGCAGCGCTTCGGCATCCAGTATTTTAGGGGTTTTCCTTTCACCTGTTTTGGTAGGGGTGCTCATGGATACCGATGGTAGCCAAGCCATGGACACTTTAAACGCGATTGGCTCAATTATGCTGCAATTAATGGTACCGTTTATTGTTGGGCATTTGTGTCGTCCGTTAATTGCTAACTGGATTAATCGCCATAAACGATTGGTTAATACCACTGACCGCTCATCGATTCTTCTGGTGGTTTACGTGGCGTTCAGTGAAGCGGTTGTGGAGGGCATCTGGCAAACTATCGATGCTTATTCATTGTTTATCATTACATTAGTTTCTTGCGTTGTGTTAGTGGTGGTAATGGTGATTAACGTGATGTCAGCACGCCTTCTTGGATTCAGCAAAGAAGATGAAATTACCATCCTGTTCTGTGGTTCGAAAAAGAGTTTAGCAAACGGCGTGCCGATGGCGAACGTTTTATTCCCTGCGGCAACAGTGGGAATTATTTTACTGCCATTAATGATTTTCCATCAAATTCAATTAATGGTGTGTGCAGTGATAGCCCAGAAATATGCCAAACGATTAGAAAAACATTAA